The Phoenix dactylifera cultivar Barhee BC4 chromosome 15, palm_55x_up_171113_PBpolish2nd_filt_p, whole genome shotgun sequence genome contains a region encoding:
- the LOC103711528 gene encoding pantothenate kinase 2-like, whose protein sequence is MAGSPNNSNEIDNKEENLRECNKEEEAVKEMAPGSSAPIHRSSSRPQLDVSGAAIQGNFEERNPTILLPNQSDDISHLALDIGGSLIKLVYFSRHEEQSLDDKRRRSIKKRFGISNGSRRSYPILGGRLHFVKFETGKLNECLDFISSKQLHLGGLDSPSWRSGTRPEDNAIIIKATGGGAYKFADVFKERLGVSLDKEDEMDCLVAGANFLLKAIRHEAFTHMEGQKEFVQIDHNDLFPYLLVNVGSGVSIIKVDGDGKFQRVSGTNVGGGTYWGLGRLLTKCKSFDELLELSQQGDNSNVDMLVGDIYGGMDYSKIGLSASTIASSFGKTISESKELLDYRPEDISLSLLRMISYNIGQISYLNALRYGLKRIFFGGFFIRGHAYTMDTISFAVHFWSKGQAQAMFLRHEGFLGALGAFMSYEEHGLDVLRAHQLVERFPMGAPYVGGKIHGPPLGDLNEKISWMEKFVQKGTEITAPVPMAPPGTTGVGGFDRPSSRGNTLRSDASAALNIGVLHLVPTLEVFPLLADPKMYEPNTIDLSDHSELEFWFMVLSEHLPDLVDKAVASEGGTDDAKRRGDAFARAFSAHLARLMEEPAAYGKLGLANLLELREECLREFQFVDAYITIKQRENEASLAVLPDLLIELDSMNEEERLLALIEGVLAANIFDWGSRACVDLYHEGTIIEIYRMSRKKMQRPWRVDDFDMFKKRMLGCGDKKPPPHRRALLFVDNSGADVVLGMLPLARELLRRGTEVFLVANSLPALNDVTANELPEIVAEAAKHCDILRKAAEAGGLLVDAMVSVEHGLVDNSASVPLMVVENGCGSPCIDFRQVSSELAAAARGADLIILEGMGRALHTNFNARFRCDALKLAMMKNQRLAEKLFNGNLYDCVCRFEPAGEQQQHNFS, encoded by the exons ATGGCTGGGAGTCCCAACAACAGCAACGAAATTGACAATAAAGAAGAGAACTTGAGGGAATGTaacaaggaggaggaggcggtgaAGGAGATGGCACCGGGATCGTCGGCTCCGATTCATCGATCGAGCTCACGGCCGCAGCTTGACGTCAGTGGGGCTGCAATACAAGGCAACTTTGAGGAGCGGAATCCGACAATCCTGTTGCCCAACCAGTCGGATGACATCTCCCACTTGGCCCTCGACATCGGAG GGTCTCTGATTAAGTTGGTTTACTTCTCACGGCATGAAGAGCAATCACTTGATGATAAGAGGAGAAGGTCCATAAAAAAGAGGTTTGGAATCTCTAATGGTAGCAGGAGGAGCTATCCAATTCTGGGTGGGAGGCTCCATTTCGTAAAATTTGAAACGGGGAAGTTGAATGAATGTCTGGATTTCATTTCATCCAAGCAGCTTCATCTTGGAG GACTTGATTCACCATCATGGCGTTCTGGGACTAGACCTGAGGATAACGCAATAATAATTAAG GCAACAGGTGGTGGGGCATACAAATTTGCTGATGTCTTTAAAGAGAGACTTGGAGTTAGTCTTGATAAGGAAGATGAAATGGATTGTCTTGTAGCTGGTGCTAATTTTTTGCTTAAG GCAATCCGCCATGAAGCTTTTACACACATGGAGGGCCAGAAAGAGTTCGTGCAGATTGATCATAACGATCTGTTCCCCTATCTTCTTGTTAATGTCGGTTCTGGAGTTAGTATAATTAAG GTGGATGGGGATGGAAAATTTCAACGGGTTAGTGGGACTAATGTTGGTGGTGGTACTTATTGGGGATTGGGGAGGTTGTTGACGAAGTGCAAGAG CTTTGATGAGTTGTTAGAGTTGAGCCAGCAGGGAGACAATAGCAATGTTGACATGCTTGTTGGAGATATATATGGTGGTATGGACTATTCCAAG ATTGGGCTCTCGGCATCAACCATTGCCTCTAGTTTTGGAAAGACAATTTCAGAAAGCAAGGAATTGTTGGACTATAGACCCGAAGatatctctctctccctcctgcgAATGATTTCATATAATATTGGGCAG ATCTCCTACTTGAATGCGCTTCGCTATGGGCTCAAAAGGATTTTCTTTGGAGGATTTTTCATTCGTGGCCATGCTTATACCATGGACACTATTTCTTTTGCAGTGCATTTCTG GTCCAAGGGGCAGGCACAAGCCATGTTTTTGCGCCATGAGGGCTTTCTTGGAGCTCTTGGTGCATTCATGAGCTATGAAGAGCACGGTCTTGATGTCTTGAGGGCACATCAATTGGTGGAACGGTTCCCTATGGGAGCTCCTTATGTCGGGGGAAAGATTCATGGTCCTCCTCTAGGCGATCTGAATGAGAAG ATATCTTGGATGGAGAAGTTTGTGCAGAAGGGTACTGAGATTACAGCTCCTGTCCCAATGGCCCCACCTGGAACTACTGGTGTGGGAGGTTTTGACCGACCTTCTTCCAGGGGCAATACCTTGAGATCAGATGCAAGTGCTGCATTAAATATCGGTGTTCTCCATCTTGTACCCACACTGGAGGTGTTTCCTTTGTTGGCAGATCCTAAGAT GTATGAACCCAACACTATTGATCTCTCCGATCATAGTGAGCTCGA GTTTTGGTTTATGGTGTTATCTGAGCATTTGCCTGACCTTGTTGATAAG GCTGTAGCAAGTGAAGGAGGCACTGATGATGCtaaaagaaggggagatgcaTTTGCACGTGCCTTCTCAGCTCACTTGGCAAG GTTGATGGAAGAGCCTGCTGCTTACGGGAAGTTAGGCTTGGCCAATCTTTTGGAGCTAAGGGAAGAATGCCTGCGGGAGTTTCAGTTTGTTGATGCCTATATTACTATCAAACAGAG GGAAAATGAGGCTTCTCTTGCTGTTCTACCAGACCTTCTTATTGAGCTTGATAGTATGAATGAG GAAGAAAGACTGCTTGCTCTCATCGAAGGTGTTCTTGCTGCAAACATATTTGATTGGGGATCTCGTGCTTGTGTTGACCTTTACCACGAAGGAACTATAATTGAAATTTATCGGATGAGCCGCAAAAAGATGCAACGACCCTGGCGG GTGGATGACTTCGATATGTTTAAAAAAAGAATGCTTGGTTGTGGAGACAAGAAACCCCCACCACATAGAAGAGCATTGCTCTTTGTGGATAACTCAGGTGCTGATGTTGTTCTTGGAATGCTTCCATTAGCTCGAGAGCTCCTTCGACGAGGAACAGAG GTTTTTCTGGTTGCAAATTCCTTGCCAGCTTTAAATGATGTTACTGCCAATGAGCTTCCTGAAATTGTAGCCGAAGCTgctaag CATTGTGATATCCTTCGTAAAGCTGCCGAAGCTGGAGGGCTGCTTGTGGATGCAATGGTTAGTGTAGAACATGGACTGGTAGATAATTCAgcttctgttccccttatggtTGTTGAGAATGGGTGTGGGAGCCCATGCATAGATTTCCGGCAGGTCAGCTCAGAgcttgctgctgctgcaagaggTGCAGATTTG ATAATTTTGGAAGGCATGGGTCGAGCTCTACATACTAACTTCAATGCCCGTTTTAGGTGTGATGCTCTGAAG CTTGCAATGATGAAGAATCAGAGATTGGCTGAAAAGCTGTTCAATGGAAATCTATATGACTGTGTCTGTCGGTTTGAGCCTGCTGGAGAACAACAACAACACAACTTCAGCTGA